A window of Microcystis aeruginosa FD4 contains these coding sequences:
- a CDS encoding DUF29 domain-containing protein: MSHARQSLSSIYEEDYQQWLDKTVLLLKNRQVDSLDYEHLIEELEALGREQKNAVESLVIQIIQHLLFYQYWSSEREDNERHWRGELIGFRTQLELRLTTNLRNHLSNRLDYLYGKARKMAEVKTDLKLPSASPYTLADILDEDWLPEIR; the protein is encoded by the coding sequence ATGAGTCATGCTAGACAAAGTTTGTCATCTATCTATGAAGAAGATTATCAGCAATGGCTAGATAAGACAGTTTTATTGTTAAAAAATCGTCAAGTTGATAGTTTAGATTATGAGCATTTGATTGAGGAGTTAGAAGCTTTGGGAAGGGAACAAAAAAATGCGGTTGAGAGTTTAGTAATTCAAATCATACAACATCTTTTATTCTATCAGTATTGGTCAAGCGAAAGAGAAGATAACGAGCGACATTGGCGAGGTGAATTAATTGGTTTTCGGACTCAATTGGAATTAAGATTAACGACCAATCTCAGAAACCATTTATCTAATCGTCTCGATTATCTTTATGGTAAAGCCAGAAAAATGGCAGAGGTGAAAACGGATTTAAAATTACCCTCGGCAAGTCCTTATACTTTAGCTGATATTTTAGACGAAGATTGGCTTCCTGAAATTAGGTAA